The following are encoded in a window of Mycoplasmopsis bovis PG45 genomic DNA:
- a CDS encoding pseudouridine-5'-phosphate glycosidase: MNIVFSKEVESALKHKRPVVALESTIITHGMPYPKNIEMALNVESIIRKQGAVPATIAIINGVIHVGLETHQIEELGKLKDVIKTSKRDFGYVLANKKNGGTTVSGTILVAQKVGIPVFATGGIGGVHRGAEKTFDISRDLEELSSNNVLVVCAGAKLILDLGLTLEYLETKGVEVLGYNTDKLPAFYSSSSEFNTTYNVRTPYEVASIMKEKWEFTNGGIVLANPIPEQYGLEYDYILDNINKAVKQANDEGISGKKTTPYLLSRVLELTEGKSLEANIQLVYNNAKIAAEIAVEFSKLK, from the coding sequence ATGAATATAGTTTTTAGTAAAGAAGTTGAAAGTGCACTTAAGCACAAAAGACCTGTTGTTGCCCTAGAATCTACAATTATCACTCATGGAATGCCTTATCCAAAAAACATTGAAATGGCACTTAATGTCGAAAGTATTATCAGAAAACAAGGAGCGGTTCCGGCCACAATTGCAATTATTAACGGTGTAATTCACGTTGGATTAGAAACCCATCAAATTGAAGAGTTAGGTAAATTGAAAGATGTTATCAAAACCAGTAAAAGAGACTTTGGATATGTTTTGGCTAACAAGAAAAATGGTGGTACCACTGTTTCAGGAACAATTTTAGTTGCTCAAAAAGTCGGAATTCCCGTTTTTGCTACTGGTGGAATTGGTGGCGTTCATAGAGGGGCCGAGAAAACATTTGATATATCAAGAGATTTAGAAGAATTATCTTCAAATAATGTTTTAGTGGTTTGTGCTGGTGCAAAATTAATTCTAGATTTAGGACTTACATTAGAATATTTAGAAACTAAGGGAGTTGAAGTACTAGGATATAACACTGATAAATTGCCTGCTTTCTATTCTTCATCTAGTGAATTTAATACAACATATAATGTTCGCACTCCTTATGAGGTTGCATCTATAATGAAGGAAAAGTGAGAGTTTACAAATGGCGGGATTGTTTTAGCTAACCCAATTCCTGAGCAATATGGGCTTGAGTATGATTATATTTTGGATAACATAAATAAGGCTGTAAAACAAGCTAATGATGAAGGTATTAGTGGCAAAAAAACAACACCATACTTATTATCTAGAGTTCTTGAGTTAACTGAAGGAAAGAGCCTCGAAGCAAATATTCAATTAGTTTATAACAATGCAAAAATTGCGGCCGAAATTGCTGTTGAGTTTTCTAAATTGAAATAA
- a CDS encoding carbohydrate kinase family protein, whose product MSVVVVGSINYDLYAKVNNKISLRDSNPANIYSSLGGVAYNIAKNLALSGIDTTLISAVGNDLEANWIKKQLENDSLNSILIAKNDYKTAKYVALIDNNSDMNVAASDTKITESIDYNDLFAYKKLLDKSTYLCLDANLSSYLIVKLCKNFSDKFIVAEAVSSQKILKFKPVLKHISLLKGNKLEFQALLNTSETDLFILASKVLELGIKSVVITDGENGCIYANNEGVVEFYRPTIVKALSTSGAGDAFCAGLIYGLINKMQILKVGASFAKFSLLSLMTINDKLNKSSLSKELMEVN is encoded by the coding sequence ATGAGTGTTGTTGTAGTTGGTTCAATAAATTACGATCTATATGCAAAGGTTAATAACAAAATTTCTTTAAGAGATTCTAATCCTGCAAATATTTATAGTTCTTTAGGCGGGGTTGCATATAATATTGCAAAAAATTTGGCTCTATCCGGTATTGATACAACATTAATTTCAGCAGTAGGAAATGATTTGGAAGCAAATTGAATCAAAAAGCAATTAGAAAATGATTCATTAAATAGCATTCTTATAGCCAAAAATGACTATAAAACAGCTAAATATGTTGCCCTTATAGATAACAACTCAGATATGAATGTTGCTGCAAGCGACACTAAAATTACTGAATCTATTGACTATAATGACCTGTTTGCATATAAAAAATTATTGGATAAATCAACATATTTATGTCTTGACGCCAATCTTAGTTCATATCTTATTGTTAAGTTATGCAAGAATTTTAGTGATAAATTCATTGTTGCTGAAGCTGTTTCTAGTCAGAAAATTTTAAAGTTTAAACCTGTTTTAAAGCATATTTCGCTTCTCAAAGGAAATAAGTTAGAGTTCCAGGCTTTATTAAATACATCCGAAACTGATTTATTTATTTTAGCATCAAAGGTTCTTGAACTAGGGATAAAGTCTGTTGTTATAACTGATGGTGAAAACGGATGTATATACGCTAATAATGAAGGAGTAGTAGAATTTTATAGGCCAACCATTGTAAAAGCATTATCGACATCTGGTGCTGGCGATGCTTTCTGCGCAGGCCTTATTTATGGACTTATAAATAAGATGCAGATACTAAAAGTTGGAGCATCATTTGCAAAATTTTCGTTGCTTAGCTTAATGACAATAAACGATAAATTAAATAAAAGTTCGCTATCGAAAGAACTTATGGAGGTTAACTAA